The sequence GACGTTGCCACTTCTAGGGTAAACCTCGCAATCCAAGCCATCAAAAATGGCGGCATGGTCATCATGGTTGATGATGAAGACCGTGAGAACGAGGGTGATTTAGTCTTTGCTGCTGCGAGCGTATCCGCCGCTAAGATCAACTTCATGACCAAAGAGGCTCGAGGCTTGATTTGTCTCAGCTTGACGGAAGAGGCTGTTGATCAGCTCCAGCTTCCGATGATGGAGGACAGCAGTAAACGCCTCCCGTCTAAGTCAACCGCATTCACGGTGAGCATTGAGGCTCGGGATGGGGTCTCGACTGGAATCTCCGCCGCTGATCGTGCCCATACGATCAAAGTCGCTACTTCTGCCGGGGCCAAGCCGGAAGACCTGGTAGTCCCAGGACACATCTTCCCTCTCAAAGCCCGTCGGGGTGGGGTTTTACAACGTGCCGGACACACTGAGGGGTCGATAGACCTGGTGCGCCTGGCAGGGTTAGCACCCGCTGCGGTCATCTGCGAGATCATGAATGATGACGGTACTATGGCCCGTATGCCCGACCTTGAGGGTTTTGCCAAGCGTCACGACATGCCTATCGTTACGATCGCCGACCTAATTAGCTATCGTCTGCACCTAGAAACTATGATCCAGCCCGTGGCAAAGGGCGTAGTCACGACCGCCTTCGGTGAGTTTCAAAGCGTCCTCTTTAAGAGTGATATTGACGGCCTCACTCACCTGGCCATCATCAAGGGCGAGCAATTTGACGATTATGTGACTGAGGTTCGCGTCCACAGGCAGCGGCCGCTACAGGACGTGTTTGGCGTCAGCATGTGTACTAGTCGCCTCCGTTTAGACTACTCGCTGGAACTGCTGCGCAATGCTGATCACGCCGTCCTGATCTACCTGACGCAGGCTGACGCGCAGGCCAGCCTTGCCGCTGATTTTGAAATTTTGACCCGACCAAGAGAGTCCATTAGTGGCGCAGCGATAGGGGCGAAACACGCTCCCATGGATCCTCGTCAACTTGGTATAGGCGCCCAGCTGCTAAGAAATCTCGGCGTGCGTCGGATGCGTGTGCATCGTTCTCATGCCGCCCCGCTCAAGGGACTGGTCGGCTTTGGGCTGGAGCTGGTTGGGACTGTCGAAATTCCGTCTGAACTGACATAATCATAATAAAACGTATAAGGACAACAATATGGCCACACGCTTTTTAATCATTATTAGCCGTTTTAATGACACCATCACTAAATCACTACTGAGTGGCGCTCAGGATACCCTGCAGGACGCTGGGATAGACCAAAGTCATGTCGATATCCTTTGGGTACCAGGAGCTTTCGAGCTTGCGACGGTGGCTGCTCAGGCTGCCAGATCGAAGACCTATGCGGCCATCATATGTCTAGGTGCAGTCATACGCGGTGACACCCCGCATTTTGACCTCGTTGCCGGCCAAGCCGCCGCGGGTCTGCAGCGCGTCGGCATTGATACGGGGGTACCGGTTATCTTTGGTGTCATTACCACAGACACCGTCGAGCAGGCTTTGACTCGTTCCGGGATCAAAGGCGGAAATAAGGGTGTTGACGCCGCCCAATCGGCTCTCAGTATGGTCAAGACCATGGGTCGTCTAGCGGAGCTTGCACGTCGGTGAGTACACATACGAGAACAAAGTCGCGCGAATACGCTCTACAGTTTCTTTACCAGTCTGAGATGGAGAAGTTGTATCTATTCTCGGACAGTCACTTCCAGGGATTTATCGCCAATCAACAGATTCCGGCAAGCCACGTTGCCGAGGTGCGCGAAATAGCCCGAGGAACCCTCGAGCGGACTGCAGAAATCGACAACCTTATTCAATCAGTGTCTACCAACTGGAAGCTGGAGCGTATGTCTGTGATCGACCGCAATGTCTTGCGGCTTGCTACGTTCGAGCTACTAGTGGCGGCAGCCCCTCAACGCGTGGTGCTTAACGAAGCCATCGAGCTCGCCAAGAAGTTTGGCTCCGCTGAGTCCGGCCGATTTGTTAACGGATTGCTCGATCGCATCGCCAAATCGACGCCAGTGGGATAATCTTACCAGAGGACATCTGGTAGGAGTGAGCCATGAGTGATCCCTTGATCGAAGGCACCGACACGAAAAGTCCGGCCCTCGGTTTACCTGACCAAGCCGGAAATGAGCACAATCCACCCGTCGACGTTGACCCAGGGCGCCGCGTGACGACTCACATCATCCGCAGTGCCAGTGAATCTGAATGCGAATTTTGGTTTGGCATCACCAAACCAGGCAACCACAATCCCCTGGTGCTCCTAAGAGACATTGGCACCGATGATTTATTGCAGAGGGCTGCAACCGAGGGTATCAGCGAAGCTGGTCCCATCGTGCTGTTCGACTCCGACGGTGAGCGCCCCCGTGGGCTTGTACTCATGCCAGTGCCTGATAGCGGCTCTCAGAACCTCGACAACTGGCTAACAAGCATGCATGCAACTTTAACCCCCTGGGCACCGACACGTCTCGGCATTTATCTAGCCCCGGAAGCGATAGGCACCGACCCCCAGATGTCCCTGCTGCTATCAGTGCTGCGCAAAGTATTACGGGGTATTGGCGTGCGTGAGATATACCTCCTTACAGGTAACCACGGCACCAATCACCTGCTTAACGCTGCCCTCAGGCTTAAGCGTGAGGTCAGCACGGATGACTTTGAGTTCTACGTCTACCACTAGAAGACAGGAGCCATTAAAGATGCCCCAATCACCGTTTCGTCAGGATATATTAAACGGGAAAGTTGCATTAATCACCGGTGGAGGCACCGGCATTTGCCATGGAATAGCTCATTCCCTCGGCAAGCATGGGGCCAAACTCATGCTCATGGGACGTCGCGAAGAGGTCCTTAAGGACGCTTGCGTAGCCTTCGCCAAGCAGGGGATTGAGGCCTCTTTTGTGGCTGGTGATGTCCGTGACTTTAGTCAAGCCGAGAAAGCTGTAGCTGCGACCGCAGCGCAATACGGTAAACTCGATATCCTACTGAATGGGGCCGCTGGTAATTTTCTATGCCCAACCGAGAAGTTGAGCTCCAACGGGTTTAAAACCGTCATTGATATCGACCTCCTGGGTACATTCAATATGTCGCGAGCGGCATTTACCCAGCTCAAGGCCACTAACGACAGTCTCATCCTAAACATCTCGGCTACCTTGCACTACCAAGGCACCATTATGCAGTCCCACGTGATGGCTGCCAAAGCTGGCATTGATGCTTTAGCCAAAAATCTGGCCTGCGAATGGGGCGAATATGGTATCCGCGTATGCACGATAGCTCCGGGGGCCATCGGTGATACCGAGGGCATGCGCCGCCTCGCTCCCATGGGCGCCGATAAAAAGATTGCGAGCGAAGTGCCTCTGCGTCGGCTAGGCACTATTGAGGACATAGCTCACGCCGCCGTATTTCTCGCCTCAGGTGCGGCATCTTACATTACGGGTGAAATCTTAGTAGTCGACGGTGGTGCTTGGTTGGTAAAACCAGCATTTGTTGACAGAGCAACTTGGGAAAAATTAGCCGCCAAGAGCTAAATGATGTGGCGCATAGATAATGCTACGATGGTCTCGACTTATACGGCGACTTAGTTGGGTCACGCACCCAATCACGATTTTTGTATCACTACAAGTCGTTTGGCTAGCAATCACTCTCATTTGGGTGATTTGGTTTGTCACCGAGCGCGCCGAAATTGGGGCATTGGCACGCCGCTTTGGTCAGGAATACTTTAGCACTGAGATCACCGTCGCCATCCTAGTGGTCGGGTGTATCTTGCTCGGTGTGCTACTGGTCGGAACCATACTCCTCTTTGTCGCCGGCCAAAGACAGAGCTCTGCTGCGCGCCAACAACGTACCTTTGTTTCTAGTGTTACCCATGAACTAAAGTCTCCATTGGCGAGTCTACAGCTAGCATTCGAAACCATGATGACCCACCAATTGGACCCACCGACCCGCACGCGTATTGCCGATATGATCTACTCAGATATCGACCGCCTACGACGGTTGATCGATCAAATACTCGTGGCTGGACGCTTAGACCGCGGTATTTTAAGTTTTGACGATGCTTCTTCTGTCGTGCCGATGGACGACTTAATAAACAAAATCGTCGATAAGTTGTCTTATATGGACCCAGACTTAAGAACGCGCCTTTCGATCGACTGTCCTCCCAGACTTACCTTGCGGGCGTCCAGGATGGCTCTTAGCTTGATCCTGAATAATTTAGTTGAGAACTCGATTAAGTACTCTCCGCGTCAGTCACCGATAAAAATTGGCTTTGATCAAAGAGGCCGAGATGTCTTTATGTACGTTCAAGATCAGGGCATTGGACTGGACAAGAAAGATATGAAACGGCTATTCAAGCTGTTCCGCCGCGGCGAAGCTGCAGTTAAGAAGGCGATCCCAGGCACAGGTTTAGGGCTTTATATCGTTAAATCGGCAGTCCGCGTCCTCGGCGGACGAGTATGGGCAGAGAGCGCTGGAGGCGGGACGGGATCTACCTTTTACGTCTCATTACCGACTGAACAAAAAGAATAGCGAGCAAAAAGAGCATCCACGGAGCAGCAATGAGCGAGGCCAAGAAAAGAATACTTCTAGTCGAAGATGAGCCCAACT is a genomic window of Deltaproteobacteria bacterium containing:
- the ribB gene encoding 3,4-dihydroxy-2-butanone-4-phosphate synthase; translated protein: MTSQDVATSRVNLAIQAIKNGGMVIMVDDEDRENEGDLVFAAASVSAAKINFMTKEARGLICLSLTEEAVDQLQLPMMEDSSKRLPSKSTAFTVSIEARDGVSTGISAADRAHTIKVATSAGAKPEDLVVPGHIFPLKARRGGVLQRAGHTEGSIDLVRLAGLAPAAVICEIMNDDGTMARMPDLEGFAKRHDMPIVTIADLISYRLHLETMIQPVAKGVVTTAFGEFQSVLFKSDIDGLTHLAIIKGEQFDDYVTEVRVHRQRPLQDVFGVSMCTSRLRLDYSLELLRNADHAVLIYLTQADAQASLAADFEILTRPRESISGAAIGAKHAPMDPRQLGIGAQLLRNLGVRRMRVHRSHAAPLKGLVGFGLELVGTVEIPSELT
- the nusB gene encoding transcription antitermination factor NusB, whose amino-acid sequence is MSTHTRTKSREYALQFLYQSEMEKLYLFSDSHFQGFIANQQIPASHVAEVREIARGTLERTAEIDNLIQSVSTNWKLERMSVIDRNVLRLATFELLVAAAPQRVVLNEAIELAKKFGSAESGRFVNGLLDRIAKSTPVG
- a CDS encoding SDR family oxidoreductase, giving the protein MPQSPFRQDILNGKVALITGGGTGICHGIAHSLGKHGAKLMLMGRREEVLKDACVAFAKQGIEASFVAGDVRDFSQAEKAVAATAAQYGKLDILLNGAAGNFLCPTEKLSSNGFKTVIDIDLLGTFNMSRAAFTQLKATNDSLILNISATLHYQGTIMQSHVMAAKAGIDALAKNLACEWGEYGIRVCTIAPGAIGDTEGMRRLAPMGADKKIASEVPLRRLGTIEDIAHAAVFLASGAASYITGEILVVDGGAWLVKPAFVDRATWEKLAAKS
- a CDS encoding 6,7-dimethyl-8-ribityllumazine synthase: MATRFLIIISRFNDTITKSLLSGAQDTLQDAGIDQSHVDILWVPGAFELATVAAQAARSKTYAAIICLGAVIRGDTPHFDLVAGQAAAGLQRVGIDTGVPVIFGVITTDTVEQALTRSGIKGGNKGVDAAQSALSMVKTMGRLAELARR
- a CDS encoding HAMP domain-containing histidine kinase, encoding MLRWSRLIRRLSWVTHPITIFVSLQVVWLAITLIWVIWFVTERAEIGALARRFGQEYFSTEITVAILVVGCILLGVLLVGTILLFVAGQRQSSAARQQRTFVSSVTHELKSPLASLQLAFETMMTHQLDPPTRTRIADMIYSDIDRLRRLIDQILVAGRLDRGILSFDDASSVVPMDDLINKIVDKLSYMDPDLRTRLSIDCPPRLTLRASRMALSLILNNLVENSIKYSPRQSPIKIGFDQRGRDVFMYVQDQGIGLDKKDMKRLFKLFRRGEAAVKKAIPGTGLGLYIVKSAVRVLGGRVWAESAGGGTGSTFYVSLPTEQKE